A stretch of Candidatus Dormiibacterota bacterium DNA encodes these proteins:
- a CDS encoding DUF262 domain-containing protein — protein sequence MSLVPTFGEHTINELTLMFRSRQINLEPGFQRRSVWTLTDRRRLIESIVGGYPVPSVFLYRRDRNGGPVYDVIDGKQRLETIFMFTKVGRFKRDWFEVKLDLGNGRDWYDWSTLKRSFSEQQAALVSYKLQTVEVTGELNQIIDLFVKINSTGKRLTSGERRHAKYYTSPFLREADRLVIRFRRYLEDTRILSAAQIDRMKGTELFAELLMSINNGGPINKKTSLDRAIGNDTVNAHTLGKLSREFTRSMNLVRRMFPNLKQVRFRNSAEFYSLILLIWEMEQAGFILTERRRNRIAFELLKRLSTGVDELRDQLRRAKPARTGQRIFSDYLLTVQGDTDSSANRERRREILKGLLWTLFERKDANRTFSPEQRRIIWHNDEKKKCVRCGKYLTWREFTVDHVKAWARGGQTSLRNANPMHRGCNSSKGARAA from the coding sequence ATGAGTCTTGTACCAACATTCGGCGAGCACACCATTAACGAGCTTACCCTAATGTTTCGGAGCCGCCAGATCAACCTGGAGCCAGGTTTCCAGCGTCGATCCGTCTGGACGCTGACCGATAGAAGACGACTGATCGAATCGATCGTCGGCGGTTACCCAGTGCCGAGCGTTTTCCTTTATCGTCGCGACCGCAACGGAGGTCCCGTTTACGACGTGATTGACGGGAAGCAACGGCTCGAGACCATATTCATGTTTACCAAAGTCGGACGGTTCAAACGCGACTGGTTCGAGGTGAAACTCGATCTCGGGAACGGACGTGACTGGTACGACTGGTCCACACTCAAGCGATCGTTCAGCGAACAACAAGCTGCCTTGGTGTCCTACAAGCTCCAGACGGTCGAAGTCACGGGCGAGCTAAACCAAATCATCGACCTTTTCGTTAAGATCAACTCCACGGGGAAGCGATTGACGTCCGGAGAGAGGCGACACGCCAAGTATTACACGAGTCCCTTTCTTCGGGAGGCTGATCGATTGGTAATACGCTTCCGCCGTTACTTAGAGGACACCCGAATTCTTTCAGCAGCCCAGATCGACCGAATGAAGGGAACCGAGCTCTTTGCCGAGCTCCTCATGTCGATCAACAACGGCGGCCCAATCAACAAGAAGACGTCGCTTGACCGCGCAATTGGTAACGACACCGTTAATGCCCATACGCTAGGGAAGCTGTCCAGAGAATTCACGCGCAGCATGAACCTCGTTCGGCGGATGTTCCCAAACCTCAAGCAAGTCCGCTTCAGGAACAGCGCTGAATTCTACTCGCTTATCCTTCTTATTTGGGAGATGGAGCAAGCCGGTTTTATCTTGACAGAACGTCGGCGCAATCGTATTGCCTTCGAGTTGCTCAAGCGACTCTCAACAGGAGTGGACGAGCTGCGCGATCAACTTCGAAGGGCCAAGCCGGCCCGCACCGGCCAGCGGATTTTTTCCGACTATCTCCTTACCGTCCAAGGCGACACGGACAGCAGTGCCAATCGCGAACGGCGAAGGGAAATTCTTAAGGGCCTTCTTTGGACTCTCTTCGAGCGCAAAGACGCCAACAGGACTTTCTCTCCCGAGCAACGGCGCATTATCTGGCACAACGACGAGAAGAAGAAGTGTGTTCGATGCGGCAAGTACCTGACATGGCGTGAGTTCACCGTAGACCACGTCAAGGCGTGGGCCAGGGGTGGGCAGACCAGTCTAAGGAACGCAAATCCCATGCACCGCGGGTGCAATAGCAGCAAGGGTGCCAGAGCAGCGTAG
- a CDS encoding type II toxin-antitoxin system prevent-host-death family antitoxin produces MKKVKIAALKARLSEHLRQVRRGETYTVMDRETPVARLLPYGAESEPLRVRKPLRHVPTLQDVRLPPPLKLDVDAVALLLEERQVDR; encoded by the coding sequence ATGAAGAAGGTCAAGATTGCCGCCCTCAAGGCGCGCCTGAGCGAGCACTTGCGCCAAGTCCGGCGCGGCGAGACCTACACGGTAATGGATCGCGAGACTCCCGTCGCGCGACTGCTGCCCTACGGCGCCGAGTCCGAGCCGCTGAGGGTCCGCAAGCCCTTGCGGCATGTTCCCACGCTTCAGGACGTCCGGCTGCCTCCCCCGCTGAAGCTCGACGTCGACGCCGTTGCTCTCCTCCTCGAGGAAAGACAGGTCGATCGTTGA
- a CDS encoding PIN domain-containing protein: protein MIAYLDSSVLLRVVLGQKGKFKEWRGIREGVASALVEVECLRTLDRLRLRGAISDHELSRRREAVYRLLEEIEVVEATRPILARASLPLPTPIGTLDAIHLATAMLWRESSTSDLTFATHDSALGIAARASVFRVVGT, encoded by the coding sequence TTGATCGCCTACCTCGACTCGTCCGTGCTCCTGCGGGTCGTGCTGGGGCAGAAGGGCAAGTTCAAGGAATGGCGTGGCATCCGCGAAGGTGTCGCCAGCGCCCTCGTGGAGGTCGAGTGTCTGCGGACTCTCGATCGTCTCCGTCTGCGCGGTGCGATCTCCGACCACGAGCTGTCGAGGCGTCGCGAGGCGGTGTACCGGCTGCTCGAGGAGATCGAGGTCGTCGAGGCCACGCGCCCCATCCTGGCGCGGGCTTCATTACCCCTCCCCACGCCGATCGGGACGCTCGACGCCATCCACCTCGCCACGGCGATGCTGTGGCGTGAATCCTCCACCTCCGACCTGACGTTCGCAACGCATGACTCCGCGCTCGGCATCGCGGCGCGCGCCAGCGTCTTCAGAGTCGTGGGCACCTGA
- a CDS encoding CHAT domain-containing protein has protein sequence MRAGIPLLKGVATFVLMLFLAYGTAEPTWIEQAQDEMTCTIVATDAERAELGAALIPRRAASAVVASYFRNPPKDAHQAKLRYLTSLAALAWSADRTNDQALRTQLYLTIGISAQSDPDAQGRLLRQISLCARTWLISSAIESGDPADAVRLADDLAARYRASPAEASVEDWPVILAMRELSHGPDTAAGIDHLIAVVAERAKALEPVDGDRASRLYSAAARGLLVLGKPDQANGAGALSIKIAGPDAKREAAWRVYPALYDGLEKLSGRSEAASLTKAFLELYPLPSTFIDTENEFAVRLRLAFRATGEGHHDEATRQSIAARAAALDEKPVRHSIPFLRQALVEFDRQDDDIPDPVSGKTGTQSFDIVVAKSPAIAKRWYTGTYRGLYDEVLAQAQNMFVSDAREQIVAADKIDGLLANYARLYQALPEFRGEIQDRSFRLTQLRSYGRLTLATVSAALQTAAIDPKQRFDVERFFTMSTQNSVWLRNIWNQHLAVAPGSLPKNEDIWHAFFAMDVFFNETTQAFGQYVAFVRREAPALDLLITPRPMALREFQQLLRPGEALIATLVAKDGLYVWGLTRNTSAMKRQPIRPAEVRHLVHDLRQSLVGQGSGGQIKVPPFDAAAAYELYRLTFGSMPEVLKGATHVLWYGHDSLASVPPAILVTEKPSLARMTTARQFTQTRFVADLFPVSVLADLSLLRLHRQARPQGIQSKAFLGLGAPMLSKDEEREAAGGRVFDFSGGNNGKSLADLSTLPDAADELRSLATTLGESRSTIWLGAEASFQHLRDARPSDYQIIAFATHGFTSTEVQGVDEPTLLLAPPPGAKDPREGLLTSRQIAAMKLDADLVILSACNSATSDGRPSAEAFTGLSQAFFTAGARALMVSHWPVATGAAADLSVGLAQGLKQDRLPLALSLQRAIAKVRQQGQDDDLQAHPFYWGPFVIVGDGAVGVSLLDNK, from the coding sequence GTGAGAGCAGGAATCCCTCTACTCAAGGGCGTCGCGACGTTCGTTCTGATGCTGTTCCTGGCGTACGGGACGGCCGAGCCGACGTGGATCGAGCAGGCGCAGGACGAGATGACGTGCACGATCGTTGCCACGGATGCGGAGCGTGCCGAGTTGGGGGCCGCGCTCATCCCGCGCCGGGCCGCGAGTGCTGTGGTGGCCTCCTACTTCCGCAACCCTCCAAAGGACGCGCACCAGGCGAAACTCCGGTACCTGACTTCGCTTGCGGCTCTGGCCTGGTCCGCCGACCGGACGAACGACCAGGCCCTTCGCACCCAGCTCTACCTGACGATCGGCATCTCGGCGCAGTCCGACCCGGATGCGCAGGGGCGTCTCCTCAGGCAGATCAGTCTGTGCGCGCGCACGTGGCTCATCAGCTCGGCGATCGAGAGCGGTGACCCGGCGGATGCCGTTCGTCTTGCCGATGACCTCGCTGCTCGTTATCGCGCCTCGCCAGCCGAAGCGTCGGTGGAAGACTGGCCTGTTATTCTTGCGATGCGCGAGCTGTCTCACGGTCCAGACACGGCTGCGGGGATCGACCATCTCATCGCCGTCGTCGCCGAGCGGGCGAAGGCGCTGGAGCCGGTCGACGGCGATCGGGCCAGCCGGCTCTACAGCGCGGCGGCCCGGGGGCTCCTCGTGCTCGGTAAGCCGGACCAGGCGAACGGTGCCGGAGCGCTTTCCATAAAGATCGCCGGCCCCGACGCAAAGCGTGAGGCGGCGTGGCGGGTCTATCCGGCCCTGTACGACGGTCTGGAGAAGCTGAGCGGTCGATCCGAGGCGGCCTCTCTGACCAAGGCCTTCCTCGAGCTCTACCCCCTGCCCTCGACGTTCATCGATACCGAAAACGAGTTTGCGGTGCGGCTGAGGCTCGCCTTTCGCGCGACGGGCGAGGGCCATCACGACGAGGCGACGCGACAATCGATCGCCGCGCGGGCTGCGGCGCTCGACGAGAAGCCGGTCCGGCACTCTATCCCGTTTCTGCGCCAGGCACTGGTGGAGTTCGACCGGCAGGATGACGATATCCCGGATCCGGTGAGTGGAAAGACGGGGACGCAGAGCTTCGATATCGTCGTTGCGAAGAGCCCCGCTATCGCGAAACGCTGGTACACGGGCACCTACCGCGGGCTCTACGACGAGGTGCTCGCGCAGGCGCAGAACATGTTCGTGTCCGACGCGCGTGAGCAGATCGTCGCGGCCGACAAGATCGACGGGCTGCTGGCCAATTACGCGCGTCTCTACCAGGCACTGCCCGAGTTCCGAGGCGAGATCCAGGATCGCAGCTTCCGGTTGACGCAGCTGCGGTCATACGGTCGCCTGACCCTGGCGACCGTCTCGGCCGCGCTGCAGACGGCGGCGATCGATCCCAAGCAACGCTTCGACGTGGAGAGGTTCTTCACGATGTCGACGCAGAACTCGGTCTGGCTCCGAAACATCTGGAACCAGCATCTGGCGGTGGCGCCCGGATCTCTGCCCAAGAACGAGGATATCTGGCACGCCTTCTTTGCCATGGATGTGTTCTTCAACGAGACGACTCAGGCCTTCGGTCAGTACGTGGCCTTCGTGCGTCGCGAAGCGCCCGCGCTCGACCTGTTGATCACCCCGCGGCCCATGGCGCTTCGAGAGTTTCAACAGCTGCTGCGTCCAGGAGAGGCGCTGATCGCGACATTGGTGGCGAAGGATGGTCTCTACGTCTGGGGACTGACTCGGAACACGTCGGCGATGAAGCGACAGCCGATCCGACCCGCCGAGGTGCGGCACCTCGTTCACGATCTGCGCCAGAGTCTCGTCGGGCAAGGCTCAGGCGGTCAGATCAAGGTCCCTCCGTTCGACGCCGCGGCCGCTTACGAGCTGTACAGGCTCACCTTCGGGTCGATGCCGGAGGTCCTCAAAGGCGCCACCCACGTCCTGTGGTACGGTCATGACTCGCTCGCCTCCGTCCCGCCGGCCATACTCGTGACGGAGAAGCCGAGTCTCGCGCGCATGACGACCGCCCGCCAATTCACCCAGACGCGATTTGTCGCGGATCTCTTCCCTGTCTCAGTTCTCGCGGACTTGTCCCTCTTGCGTCTGCATCGGCAAGCGCGGCCGCAGGGAATTCAATCGAAGGCATTCCTCGGGCTGGGGGCCCCGATGTTGTCGAAGGACGAGGAGCGGGAGGCCGCCGGCGGGCGCGTGTTCGATTTCTCCGGAGGGAATAACGGTAAGTCGCTGGCCGATCTGTCGACTCTCCCGGATGCGGCCGATGAGCTGCGCTCTCTGGCCACGACGCTGGGGGAAAGCCGCTCCACGATCTGGCTCGGGGCGGAGGCCAGCTTTCAGCATCTGAGGGACGCACGACCCTCGGACTACCAGATCATCGCGTTCGCGACGCACGGGTTCACCTCGACCGAGGTCCAGGGTGTCGACGAACCGACCCTGTTGCTCGCCCCACCGCCCGGGGCGAAGGACCCGCGCGAGGGACTCTTGACATCGCGACAGATCGCGGCCATGAAGCTCGACGCGGACCTCGTCATCCTGTCGGCGTGCAATTCGGCGACCAGCGACGGCCGCCCGAGCGCCGAGGCGTTCACGGGTCTCTCGCAGGCCTTCTTCACCGCCGGAGCGCGTGCGCTGATGGTGAGTCACTGGCCAGTGGCAACCGGCGCGGCCGCGGACCTGAGCGTAGGCCTGGCCCAGGGCCTCAAGCAGGATCGTCTTCCGCTCGCCCTGAGTCTGCAACGGGCCATCGCGAAGGTGAGGCAGCAGGGGCAGGACGACGATCTGCAGGCGCACCCGTTCTACTGGGGCCCCTTCGTCATCGTTGGCGACGGCGCTGTCGGTGTGTCGCTGCTCGACAACAAATAA
- a CDS encoding CHASE2 domain-containing protein — MSALAKTLNRPLLIAAVFSILYIIFGDSFLVLRRVLELLRAEVPVSLDAVLASGSSALRIIPRHGGDVPLTLVDIDEALYASWGRPCITPRDRLRDLVQSVAARHPAAIVVDIDLSCMGSDRGLEAYLKSYRGTAPLILVRGMHVEPDPGDAVRLRVKMDPTPYDDAVAANPRISWGHALYLTDEDGTVRRWRESWEACTGSGTVTIPAVPLRILAMLPQTPGAAQRPRLLAHRGDCGLETQSSPEHLVVLGPRIIGQARVISDTGTPRVIPARQILNSSYAVEGGGYFALEGQVVIIGASHSGSGDYWRTALGYLPGMELLAHTARFAPILLTQAETGEWVHRLFVFLVFWGFVLLFHTFRSFWAFLLALLTIVGWILIMVGGYGRYEVFGSIESAIWLFVMYEPVIVITRVLCAAGDDEGKHWSCVIFLSDHLRACCKKAMERGR, encoded by the coding sequence TTGTCGGCGCTCGCGAAGACGCTCAACAGGCCCCTCCTGATCGCCGCGGTGTTTTCGATCCTTTACATTATCTTTGGGGACTCCTTCCTCGTCCTGCGGCGTGTCCTTGAATTACTGCGGGCGGAGGTGCCGGTGTCGCTGGACGCGGTACTTGCGAGCGGCAGCAGCGCGCTCCGGATCATACCGCGTCACGGCGGCGACGTGCCGCTGACCCTCGTTGACATCGACGAGGCTCTTTACGCGTCCTGGGGGCGGCCCTGCATCACACCGCGCGATCGTCTCCGAGACCTGGTGCAGTCCGTCGCCGCACGCCATCCCGCCGCCATCGTCGTCGACATCGACCTGAGCTGTATGGGCAGCGACCGGGGCCTCGAGGCGTATCTCAAGAGCTATCGCGGGACGGCGCCGCTCATCCTGGTCCGTGGGATGCACGTCGAACCCGACCCCGGCGATGCCGTCCGCTTGCGGGTCAAGATGGATCCCACGCCGTACGACGATGCCGTCGCGGCCAACCCGCGCATTTCGTGGGGGCACGCGCTCTACCTGACGGACGAGGACGGTACCGTGCGCCGCTGGCGGGAATCGTGGGAGGCGTGCACAGGCTCCGGCACGGTGACGATCCCCGCCGTACCCTTGCGGATTCTCGCGATGCTGCCACAAACTCCCGGCGCAGCCCAACGGCCTCGGTTGCTTGCGCACCGTGGCGACTGCGGGCTGGAGACGCAATCCTCCCCTGAACACCTCGTCGTGCTCGGCCCAAGAATCATCGGCCAGGCGCGCGTGATATCCGATACCGGCACGCCGCGGGTCATCCCGGCTCGACAAATTCTCAACTCCTCCTACGCCGTGGAGGGAGGGGGATATTTCGCGCTCGAGGGTCAAGTCGTCATAATCGGCGCCTCACATTCCGGATCGGGCGACTATTGGCGGACAGCCCTGGGATACCTGCCTGGCATGGAGCTCCTCGCGCATACTGCGCGGTTCGCGCCGATACTGTTGACCCAGGCGGAGACGGGCGAATGGGTGCACCGCCTTTTTGTGTTCCTGGTGTTCTGGGGATTCGTGCTCCTATTCCACACCTTCCGTTCTTTCTGGGCCTTCCTGCTGGCCTTGCTCACGATCGTTGGATGGATCCTGATCATGGTCGGCGGATATGGCCGATACGAGGTGTTCGGATCGATCGAGTCCGCGATCTGGCTGTTCGTCATGTACGAGCCGGTGATCGTCATCACGCGCGTCCTGTGCGCCGCCGGTGACGATGAGGGGAAACACTGGTCATGCGTGATATTTCTGTCGGATCATCTGCGCGCGTGCTGCAAGAAGGCAATGGAACGGGGCCGATGA
- a CDS encoding SpoIIE family protein phosphatase — translation MSGLTSLPRPVLRLAAILLAAATVLYSGLWMYYIRVQPRVVIGIEYDNPRGQDSLRVTRVIAGSGAEAAGLRPGDLISAVDGRPLEAYVPLPDTVTRGQPGDVVRLTIERTGEPIPLVVPVVLGPPAGEGGERTPARAIATQAVGSFPVMFLVVGFFVLFMRLQDRNAWLLALLFTSFIAVAPIQALEGLILPPLRGFAAGYKVIFQGLFGAFSYYFCAVFPVPSPIDRRLPWLKTSLMAAAAALVVPLGIAAYVAGGFAPVMRVADRVGPTVTGATLSIYYFGATALSLASLVWNGLRAPTSEARRRTRVIVWGTVVGVLPFMVLNMVAVAAKRSPYGYPFWVWAPTVLAVLLLPLSFAYAIIKHRVLEIPLLLKRGARYLLVQRGFTLLLIVAGSAVTVLFARWSAGVLQARLDLGAAAGTTLGAGFGIALVWTGTLLRTSVTQRIDRAFFRSAYDARQIMQALAEKTSAATTREELGAFLAGHIRQALHPSSLAIYLEDGSGSLVAVQGAPAGSPERIVPTGSSQDRVTEGGRRVPLFGRDGRQAGVILLGERLSEEPYSKEDWRLLSSVASQAALALENIRLAGQIAVRLEAERRATVELELAKEVQLKLLPRRVPRLQTLDCAGHCLQARAVGGDYYDFLELGGGQVGLVLADIAGKGIAGALMMANLQANLRSQSGLAREDLRGMMCRLNQAMCDSIADSRYATLFFGCYDDATRRLRYTNCGHNPPILMRADGGVERLAATATILGAFDAWDCAVAETILAPGDALLLYSDGITEARSDQDVEFGEARILETLRSHRQAEAPALVTAILEAVRKFSAGEQEDDITLVAARCR, via the coding sequence GACTGCGGCCGGGAGACCTCATCAGCGCGGTCGACGGCCGGCCCCTCGAGGCCTACGTCCCCCTTCCGGATACGGTGACCCGCGGCCAGCCGGGGGACGTGGTGCGCCTGACGATCGAGCGGACCGGCGAGCCGATTCCCCTGGTCGTGCCGGTGGTGCTCGGCCCGCCTGCCGGCGAGGGCGGCGAGCGGACGCCGGCGCGGGCCATCGCCACCCAGGCCGTCGGCTCCTTCCCGGTGATGTTCCTCGTCGTCGGGTTCTTCGTCCTGTTCATGCGCCTCCAGGATCGCAACGCCTGGCTGCTGGCGCTTCTGTTCACGAGCTTCATCGCCGTCGCGCCGATCCAGGCGCTGGAGGGGCTCATCCTCCCGCCTCTGCGCGGCTTCGCCGCCGGCTACAAAGTCATCTTCCAGGGGCTGTTCGGGGCCTTCTCCTATTACTTCTGCGCCGTTTTCCCTGTCCCTTCTCCGATCGACAGGCGACTGCCCTGGTTGAAGACGTCGCTCATGGCGGCGGCCGCGGCCCTGGTCGTGCCGCTGGGGATCGCGGCGTACGTGGCCGGCGGCTTCGCCCCCGTCATGCGCGTGGCCGATCGTGTCGGCCCGACGGTCACCGGCGCGACTCTTTCGATTTACTACTTCGGAGCCACGGCGCTCTCCCTCGCGTCGCTGGTGTGGAACGGACTGCGCGCGCCGACTTCAGAGGCGCGACGGCGGACCCGGGTGATCGTCTGGGGGACGGTGGTGGGGGTCCTGCCGTTCATGGTGCTGAACATGGTGGCGGTCGCCGCCAAGCGGTCCCCTTACGGCTACCCGTTCTGGGTGTGGGCACCGACCGTGCTGGCGGTCCTGCTGCTCCCGCTGTCGTTCGCCTACGCCATCATCAAGCACCGGGTCCTGGAGATCCCGCTGCTTCTGAAGCGGGGGGCGCGCTACCTGCTGGTGCAGCGCGGATTCACGCTGCTGCTCATCGTCGCGGGCTCCGCCGTGACGGTTCTCTTCGCCCGCTGGTCCGCGGGAGTCCTGCAGGCCCGCCTGGATCTCGGCGCGGCCGCCGGCACCACCCTCGGCGCCGGATTCGGCATCGCTCTGGTGTGGACGGGGACGCTGTTGCGGACGAGCGTGACGCAGAGGATCGATCGCGCCTTCTTCCGCAGCGCCTACGACGCCCGGCAGATCATGCAGGCGCTGGCCGAGAAGACCTCCGCCGCCACCACCCGCGAGGAGCTGGGGGCGTTCCTGGCCGGCCACATCCGGCAGGCGCTTCATCCCAGCTCGCTGGCGATCTACCTGGAAGACGGCAGCGGCTCGCTCGTGGCGGTGCAGGGCGCGCCGGCGGGGAGCCCGGAGCGGATCGTGCCCACAGGTTCGTCGCAGGACCGTGTGACGGAGGGCGGACGCCGCGTACCGCTGTTCGGACGGGACGGGCGCCAGGCCGGCGTCATCCTCCTGGGAGAGCGTCTCTCCGAGGAGCCGTACTCGAAGGAGGACTGGCGCCTGCTGTCGTCGGTGGCGAGCCAGGCGGCGCTGGCGCTGGAGAACATCCGACTCGCCGGGCAGATCGCCGTGCGCCTGGAAGCCGAGCGACGCGCCACGGTCGAGCTGGAGCTGGCGAAGGAGGTGCAGTTGAAACTCCTGCCACGCCGCGTCCCGCGGCTGCAGACACTCGACTGCGCCGGCCACTGCCTGCAGGCACGCGCCGTCGGGGGCGACTACTACGACTTCCTCGAGCTGGGCGGCGGACAGGTCGGTCTGGTGCTGGCCGACATCGCGGGGAAGGGGATCGCCGGGGCGCTGATGATGGCCAACCTGCAGGCGAACCTGCGCAGCCAGTCCGGGCTGGCGCGCGAGGACCTGCGGGGGATGATGTGCAGGCTGAACCAGGCGATGTGCGACTCGATCGCCGACAGCCGCTACGCCACGCTCTTCTTCGGCTGCTACGACGACGCAACGCGCCGACTGCGCTACACGAACTGCGGGCACAATCCGCCCATTCTGATGCGCGCCGACGGCGGCGTGGAGCGCCTGGCGGCCACGGCCACCATCCTGGGAGCGTTCGACGCGTGGGACTGCGCGGTGGCGGAGACAATACTGGCGCCCGGGGACGCGTTGCTGCTGTACAGCGACGGCATCACCGAGGCGCGGAGCGACCAGGACGTCGAGTTCGGCGAGGCGCGCATCCTGGAGACGCTGCGCAGCCATCGCCAGGCGGAGGCACCGGCGCTCGTGACGGCGATCCTCGAGGCGGTCCGGAAATTCAGCGCCGGCGAGCAGGAGGACGACATTACGCTGGTGGCCGCGCGGTGCAGGTGA